A region of the Dysidea avara chromosome 9, odDysAvar1.4, whole genome shotgun sequence genome:
TCTATGAGGATGAATTTACTAACAGAAGACAAAGGCATCACATAAGTAATGACACTACTTGTGGAATACTGAATTTCTCCAGTGACAGAGGCTGGGCTGGGTGACCTGTCTGGAACACTTGTAATCACCAATGATTTACTCTTCCTCTTTGATTTCTTGTCATCTGTTGGAAGTTCTTCTAGCTCAGTCAGTTCCAAGATCTTCTGTTTGATGGCATGTTTGGTGGAGGGCTCGCAGGAAGGAGGTACCATTACAGCAATATTAATGTGAGTGTTGGGGAGTGCATCGTCCTCATTTTTCCCTTGCAAGTATCCTACCAGTTCTTTGTTTGGTAGCTGGTCCACATCACTGCATGGATACAGGAGGAGTTTGCTTGCTGACTGGTTCACTGTACTCATCTTTATCGTATTAAAGAGATTCCCTTCCTTTGGATTCCATGTACAAACTGACAGATTCAAACTCTTGTTGAAGAGATGCTGCCAGAAAATGTACTCTAGATCCTTCATTGCTTTCGTTACCATAACAACATCTGCATTGGGGTCAAATGTGTTGTTCAGAGGTGCTACACGCACAGTATTGAAGTTGTACTCAATCAACTTCTTTCTAAAGTACAAGGATGCTTGCCATATGCATTGATCAAATACTTCTGCTTCCTTCTCCATTTTTATTGCCAAATGTATGGTCAATGTCTCTTTAGGTTTAATCTCCTTCACTTCTACTCTAAAGCTATCTTTCTGGTTATGATTGAAATCAACAGAATATGGGACACCATCAGTATCCCAGACTGGAGTGGCCGGCAAAAGGCGAGCATCAAGATGGAGACTTAGCTCAACAGTACCTTTACCATCACTGCCGTAGATGCGGTTGGAAACATTTTTAATTGTGACCTCAAAGACACCAAGTTCTCCTGGCAACAAAGTAGGTGGTGATTTAAGCTCCACCAGTTTTATTGGGTATTCTACCTGCATCTTCTGCTGCATTGTAAAAAGCTTCTTCTTTGCACCATTTGGTAGGAAGATCACTGGAGAAAAATCAGCTTCTGAGCTAAATGGACCTGATTCATTTGGTGTGGGATGATCAAAAATACGTCCATACAACTTTTCTGGGACTTCATAGGTACCTCCAGCTTCAAGAGCAGGCAAAGAAAGGGAGATATTTTCAAATCTCACCAGTGGATTGGAAGAAATGGATAAAGTTATTCCAGATGGCAATGGCTCTTCTCCAGCATTCTTTATGTTTATGTTAAAAACTTCTATGCATTCATTTGGTTTAAATACTCCATCAACATCCCAACCCACTATTTTCATACTGGTCAATTTCAACTTGTAATCTTCAGGGTTCCCACTACTATCAGTAGCAGTTAGGGAATCACCACTGGGTGATTCTTCTTGAGgaaatggtgaccgtgtcctGATTTCTGTCATGCTGGTCTTTGCTACATGATCAATGTAGAAAACCTTTTGTGAAGCAGGGTCCCAGAGAGCTTGATAACCTGACTTGTAACCAATTTCAAAGCCATAGCCGATGCTAACTGGAGTAAATACTGGAGGGCCATGTGGTGGAAGGTAGGTGTCATTCCATAGTCTCCTAACATCTTTGTCAAAGCTGTTGAAATCCTCTGTGTCTAGTACTTCACTGCTTGCATACCTGATGATTGGTTCTGGGAGGGTCATTCCTTCTGGGAGGTAATACTCTGGTGGTAGCTTAGAAagaacttcatgataggttggTGGTCTTTCAAGAATCAATCTGTTTGCAACTATTTCTTCTTCTGGTTGCAAGGAAATTGTTTCGAAAGACTTGTACCTGGCAAGCAGTTGTTCTTTGGGATTGTAAGAACTGTAATAAAGGTTAGGCATTGATGGTGAATCTATGATGTCTCCCAGTGTTCGATCATCAGCCAGCAGGTCAGTTGATGATGAAGTAGCTCCTCCCAGAGCTGCCATAAACTTACGCATGTCAGCTATATTGTTAGCTCGGTATGTGGCTATCCTCTTCCTGTTTTTTGCATTCAAAATGTGAAACGCAAGAAAATTATTGCTTTTGGGGTTCTTGCTAACCGGAACTACCAGGATATCAGCATTGTTCCTTGAAAATGTGTGCTTTACTGTGGTTTTGCCATCTGAGTTCACCTTCACAAATTCTGTTCTCTCATTTCCGAGGATGATTTTGTAGTAGGTCAGCTTGTGCCACTGGTGCAGTGTGTTGGATGACCGCTGCAGGTAACCCTCACAAGACATCTTCCTGTAGAAAATCAAAGCagcaataattttaaaaagcagAGCGTACAGCAATACTCCCTTATTGTGATTCTCAACACTGATGCTATTTAAAGAATCAATAGAGGAAGCCATTGTGTAGCTATTGTACCAACCTACTTTAGGAATGTGTACAAAAATGGATTCAGAAGTCAAATCACTGCTTTTTATAACATTCCATACCAACAAAATTCCAGCCCCACCATACTCCTTAGCTGAGAAGTATAAATTTGGCTAGATGGAATTTACTCACATATAGCCCGACTGTAAATATAACCTTCTAAACTtctgcatcactgaaaattggcTTACAATGCAAACACTCAAGGCTCCTttctactgtatgattattgtgAACATATACCCACATCTCTGCATAATATCATCGATATCTCTACAGTAAACTAGAGCCTCTGGTAGCCATTTGCTAATTCATACTAAATACATATATTTCAACTGAAAGTAACTCACTTGTGATGTTGAAGAACGACTGCAAAAAGACAAACACCTAATGGTTAGCAACAGTTCAGGAGTACAACTAGTTATTGCCAGCCATGTGTACTTATATAGCTGAGCACATGTAGAAGACTGTAAAGCTACACATGCAGGCTTCTTGTGATTAATTAGAAACCCTTAACTTGTGTGTTTACTGCATAGTTTAAGTGTTGATTGATCACTATGTGTTttgtacaataaaattacataataatttattagtTTATTGGAGGGTCAAGTCTGTTCTCCCACGTGATAACAAGTCCTGGCCACTTTGTATGGAGGCAATTTAGTAGCGTTACGTCTGATGACATGCCAACGTCTTCTCCTTCCAATACTGCTGCATTTCCTTTAACAAATTTGACCTACAACGGAATGTTTAATTTACTGAGTGAAGGAACTTAAGTAACATGCAACACACCTTTCCAGAATTTGATGACTGCATGAGGCCATTGTAATGATAAATAATGAATGCCTTTGGTGGAAAATGTGGCTCGGACTGAGGAAAAAATTCATTCAGAAAGCTATTTAGTAAAATGATTCCTAAATCATCAGGATCTAATTTCTTCTTGATAAAGTTTATACTACAAAGACCAAAACTAAAACCTGTCGAGTGACATCTCAAACAGGTCTTACTAGTCTGGATCAGTTTCCATGTCTAGTGACTGCATTAATTCCAGTAAACTGTCAGTTGCTATGAAGTCATCACCTAGCAAGAAACAATGTCAACAATGATGAGATGAAAGGTCTTCTCTCCTTCTAGAGTTACACTTAACTACCTTCCTTGTCAAACTTCCTGAAGGCCCTCTTAGCAACTGCTTCAGCAGATTCCACAGCAGTCAGATTCCTTTCCTGGCAGTGCAATGTGTCAATACATGATGTTCACTATGGCACACACTAACTGTGGAGAACGTCACTGTCAAGTGAGTCTCACTGCCCACCACCCAGACTGGATACTGTGGTGTCTTTAAGAATGAGCCTACCTGAAATATGTAGATaaattatgtatgtaccatTTCATCATAAAGTAAAAACAACAAAAGTTTGTACTTCCCTATCAAATAATATCAACCTGGCCACCTCACCTACGTATCTTTGTAATATAATCaaacatataccactttagcatgggcgttcaaaggcaccactTAGACATATTGCCCGGGCACTACATGGGAATGCAGTTTGTTCATGGCtgtgatgcccaaccagttcaaagatgcgatacactttgactcattatattgagtgATGCGGAATGTTAAATTGTGAGTTTGGGTTTATAGGTTAGGCtagtagttgctaagttttgaCTAGTTGACAGTTACTAAACAGTGAATCGGTAAAATGATCATTTAGCAATGCGTGGATATGTATtacaaaattttgaaaatcTACATTAGCAAAACCACTGATGTCTTTAAACAAATACAATAACTTTCGCTATGGGCTATTTGATGTCACTTGAGTGCCATCAACAACAGCAGCAATAATGTACTTACCCGtgtcctcctttttgtcccATTCCAGCACAAGGTAAGCATAAGGTTTACAATATGTGAGGCTATTTTTGAATTATAACACCTGAAACCATTGACTCACTACCGAGAATTGAGGGTATGTGCTGCCCATTACACAACCCTACTGTAGGGTTGTGTAATGGGCAGTACATACCCAGCCCACTTTGCTTTATAGTAATTAGTATAGGGGAGTGCATTTTGTTATGACACTTGTACATCTGGTGCCTCTGATACAGTCACATTGCAGTGTCATAGAAGTTAATGgtgccgtgtgccccagctatcaaatatcgtctgaaaagtgaagtatccattacgcttcttgtaaactatgttcaacccattacatagcaatacaaatcaagaactgtttgctgttatcaagttatgcttgtctgaaggctaatattagtcagtcagtcactcagtcagTATAAATTTCcgtttaataattaaaaaaaaaatccgtagcaacttgttgaaagcgtttcgggtcaatcttaaagcttgtttgggcttagttttacctaaccaatacttcctCCTCATCATCGTCACGGAaactgatttttgggtgatttttctTGTGGGTCACACCTacacttttgtggtccctactatatagtactatggtgaacacaaaacaaagattttcttatatAGTACTATGGTGaatacaaaacaaagattttcttactcccatgaacaggcgaatctGATGATGCATAGGTTTTaatgatttgagctttgtttcagtgtaTACCAAAGCGATTTAACATGCATAATTTTTAAAGTACAGTAGCTCACAATTTTTCACTTTTAATGCacaatagaattttgcaaaagtggtcagtttttgctcagtgggtcacatatataaataGGAATACATTGTTGCCTTCATCCATAATACCTTCCAtttacagtagaacctctcttaaaggatCCTCCATgcaaaggacactgtacatttaacctccttataaaggaTAGTTTCTGAGGTCTCTGTAGACCATTACCGATACTCTTTAAAAAAGAACAACAGTCGGCCCCAAAGTgtcattataataattatagaggttccactgttttCCATTAGTCTTATTGTGTTTTTAGCACTGCAAACTCACTTTGCAGTATCGTAATGCTTCCAAGATGGTGAGAAACCCAACCACGGGCTGCTGAGATATTCCTTTTAACTCTACACCAACAAAAAAAcattaaatttcaatttttattTCACTAGTGATACTTACTAAGACCTGTGACTTCTTGGTCCATGTCAAACACATTTATGACAGCTCTACCAGTTAACAGCAGATTCACCAAACTCTGACTATACAGCAAGATATACACATAAGATAAGTAACTAGAGTTGTTTGTTAACTACATGAATTGGTAACCTATAGCATGCTGTAAGtcatctaccatgccaaactatggtgaactatgcatttaaagcattgccttgctccatgctttttgaaaattaaagcacttggcgcttggcctcgatgctaataaagcacttggctttgcaTCGTACTTTACTAGCATCTCGGCAgtgcgcctcgtgctttatttttcatatagcactcgtggcaatgctttaacatatacataaagtttttttttaaacttttatcctccggccctaatggcactcccttccacccacaTGTCTCTATGGAAAACAAGCTAGAAGAAAAACATAAAAAGGGAAAAAGAAAGAATTTATCTACAGAAAAGACACCTAAAAGAAACTACAAAAGCCCAGGGAATGTTAGTGAACTGGTAGATGCCCCTCTGCAACGGCAAGATCTATTGCTAGGGGCACACCAACACGCTTAGAGTGTGATCGAGAACCACGGATACACATGATGGAGGAGtgaagcaaggagaaccccaaactgcaacggagccagcccatcactactgaatatggggaactccacttctcactaaGTAATTGAGCCAAATGCTTATAAGTGGTAGTGACTGCTTTCCCCATTCCACCGGAGGAAGAAAAAACTAATGGGATAAAGCTGCCATGCTCTACTTCACGTATACGCTCCTCATAATTCTCAGTCTCATGCCTAtgaaaagtggcagccaaggtgGTGGACCGATTGGAAGCTGCAAAAGAATTAAAAACACGAACATCAAAAAAGGTGCGATGATGTAAGCACCTCCAAAAACCAGATGCTCTGATATCCACATATACATAAAGTACACCTTAAACCTGCTTGACATGAGGTGGTTTTCTTAATCAGGTCATGAAGCACACTTTAGGGACCTACTCGACATggctactataatgaggtggtcctattgCTGAGGTCTTAAAACACAACTGAAGCTATGTTTAGGACCTACTTGATATGGCCAATCCACTGGGTGACATTTTATTGTATTGAATAAAGTTGATGGGTTTACATTCCTGATGAAATAAAGCACTTCTTGGCCTTGTGATAATCAAATATAGCCAGAAAGGTGGTATCTTTTAATTTGGTGTAATTCACATCTACGCAGCAGCCAAACTTGAACGAAAACTCAAGAGTATTCCTGGCACAAGGAGACAGCTACACTACTTCTTACATCTAATTATCAGGTTTTacacaaagaaagaaaaacacAATTGTTGTATTGTTAATTGGAATTACTGTAGTAACTAGTAAGTGCTACGTGTCTAATTTAGACTAGGAAACTTACCAAACAATCTTTACCAATAAAtcacacactgtacatgtattaagTAGATGAAACATGACTTAGATACCCAAAAGATTTTGTATAGATAATAGTATATTTGAAATATGAATTCTGAAATTCCATAGGGACAGAGGGTTCTGGTTCTAATAATACACAGTAAACCCTCGTTAATAGGGCAACCTATTGAACAAAAGTTTTACCCTTGACAAGGTGGCCAATGAATCCATACACTATATCTGAGGTAAGGACCTACTAAACATAGTCATAGTGGtatgcgatatcaggatttttatttcgatacgataatgggataaatatcgaaattttgATTCGATTTTTCGATAattattaattgtgtgggtggtgtaattgcgtgggcgaccgatatttataaatatgcttgaaatacaatttacacacaaactattgcatagaactaataagcctagaaaactggtagaaaagcttttaaagtggctagatagtacagaaccaaccttcatttctagtgtggttgtgcaatcacacactaaatgctatagatttatcgaaatattcttcaatatttcgataattatcaaAATCTGCcaaagcagtatcgaaaatcgatatcgacaaaattatcgcgatatcaatattttttcgatatatcgcacatcactacatggtcactataatgaggtggtctttttTAAAACGGCTGCTGGTCTCACTGGGACTTTCATACCTTCCATGTCCATATTTCTCATCAATCAGTGGTTCAGTGGTGTCCTGCATTTCTTCCAACAAGTTAGCAACTCCCTACAGCATGAAATGTGTGTTCATCAGTATACAGTTGCGTCTACTGAGTACTTAGTAAAACACTTGGCCGTCTATGCattactcagatggtacgaacCTCGTGCAGGAAGGATCAGTACCCCCCACAGGAGGAACTACCATGTCTCAAGTGTTTTTGAACATTTGGCATTCACTTTCCATGGCtaaaacagctgggtagactcgAACAATGCAAGTAAAGGTAATGCAAAAACTGAGACAAAAAAAACTAAGCATTGAATTATCAAAATGTTCTAAGTCACCTGAATACtaccaccacacacacacacacacacacacacacacacacacacacacacacacacacacacacacacacacacacacacacacacacacacacacacacaccacacacacacccacacacacacaatgcacgcATGTATACATGACAGACATAccgacacacacacatgcacaattcTAGAAAAACTCACTTTAGTAAGCACAACAGAGTAAAGGAATAAGATAACACCAAAAGATCCTTGATAGTCACTAAAATTATTTTTCAACACTTCCATTATACTACTATGATCTCCACACTGAATAATCCTGCAGTAAACAATATGTACAAACACTAACAAAACAAATCCTCCTTACTTAATATTAGAGTGCAGTTTATCATGTATATCTTGGGGGAAAGTAGTTTGTTGCAATGTTACTGTTTCACATGACTCAAGCCGTGGCTTCTTTTCACCCGGCAAGCCCACAATAGCATCCTTATCAGATTGAGAATTAGGTTCCTTGGTGACTTCTGATACTGGTTTATCACTAGCAATTCTTAACGACTGATTTACATTTTGTAACGCAGTGGAGAGCATTCCTAGAGT
Encoded here:
- the LOC136267343 gene encoding uncharacterized protein, translating into MSCEGYLQRSSNTLHQWHKLTYYKIILGNERTEFVKVNSDGKTTVKHTFSRNNADILVVPVSKNPKSNNFLAFHILNAKNRKRIATYRANNIADMRKFMAALGGATSSSTDLLADDRTLGDIIDSPSMPNLYYSSYNPKEQLLARYKSFETISLQPEEEIVANRLILERPPTYHEVLSKLPPEYYLPEGMTLPEPIIRYASSEVLDTEDFNSFDKDVRRLWNDTYLPPHGPPVFTPVSIGYGFEIGYKSGYQALWDPASQKVFYIDHVAKTSMTEIRTRSPFPQEESPSGDSLTATDSSGNPEDYKLKLTSMKIVGWDVDGVFKPNECIEVFNINIKNAGEEPLPSGITLSISSNPLVRFENISLSLPALEAGGTYEVPEKLYGRIFDHPTPNESGPFSSEADFSPVIFLPNGAKKKLFTMQQKMQVEYPIKLVELKSPPTLLPGELGVFEVTIKNVSNRIYGSDGKGTVELSLHLDARLLPATPVWDTDGVPYSVDFNHNQKDSFRVEVKEIKPKETLTIHLAIKMEKEAEVFDQCIWQASLYFRKKLIEYNFNTVRVAPLNNTFDPNADVVMVTKAMKDLEYIFWQHLFNKSLNLSVCTWNPKEGNLFNTIKMSTVNQSASKLLLYPCSDVDQLPNKELVGYLQGKNEDDALPNTHINIAVMVPPSCEPSTKHAIKQKILELTELEELPTDDKKSKRKSKSLVITSVPDRSPSPASVTGEIQYSTSSVITYVMPLSSVSKFILIDGMDATSNISTLPLSDIPLESQYGQAFLALLASLPLQRKLQSYENNNTQGSFGMPNSLSIDASDLVILSIAHDICKIAVELAAEPKVLQEILQDKKEEGSAKLYRFSKAVKHQAVESSEVEKNPKNRKILEHISHSCQHASKHFRGKKKEIERFKVPTLKQIMNLYSAPYHKKTLL
- the LOC136267344 gene encoding ubiquitin carboxyl-terminal hydrolase MINDY-3-like; protein product: MDGDVLEIIWGKKIKQEVFSRWVQGFQFSCDEPLALVQQSGGPCAVLAPVQAFMIQRHLFDSGTVIEYDSDAWRTCPQDTVFMLLLQSLSDILIHSASSNTIYVAVLKKEQLLTEQSNTARSNQPPKAEVITIDDDDDTDLSSSVINQSTSQGQMDFFPSADVSVVSETSGHVETSGAANTVPSGSSHVTQITLGMLSTALQNVNQSLRIASDKPVSEVTKEPNSQSDKDAIVGLPGEKKPRLESCETVTLQQTTFPQDIHDKLHSNIKIIQCGDHSSIMEVLKNNFSDYQGSFGVILFLYSVVLTKGVANLLEEMQDTTEPLIDEKYGHGSQSLVNLLLTGRAVINVFDMDQEVTGLKLKGISQQPVVGFLTILEALRYCKVGSFLKTPQYPVWVVGSETHLTVTFSTERNLTAVESAEAVAKRAFRKFDKEGDDFIATDSLLELMQSLDMETDPDYINFIKKKLDPDDLGIILLNSFLNEFFPQSEPHFPPKAFIIYHYNGLMQSSNSGKVKFVKGNAAVLEGEDVGMSSDVTLLNCLHTKWPGLVITWENRLDPPIN